One genomic region from Oncorhynchus clarkii lewisi isolate Uvic-CL-2024 chromosome 21, UVic_Ocla_1.0, whole genome shotgun sequence encodes:
- the LOC139379037 gene encoding uncharacterized protein C4orf54 homolog, translating into METMDASEKNLTHPKDTDVLKKRIPDSKDTTGTEDESKYVELNDLLDLDTDGTKTVNVSVTSEGSQMAIDAGNWESSAEEETAGYGDKASKMTDHINSDTFKEDIVAKKCAKGYLSGFLGTACCSKVPILNENIMASTESQRDVGNGAHTRDFTPKEDAENTPVDEQNDNEDLQYTDMLSEQSESGDDVSLVLSGDCDDCAPCSRKDESHYITSHEIQLSELSDHDVDYDMEQGWDDNQVYSFVDYAAFDGDGTTAGREERVKSNQGLANRGPAVSTKMESDLGDGDKCAISEKGLSKNQKNVAGQIHLSIKTTSRVINKPSNVQENQNNLYCAKHAADMSRYVFRGTGDANTEKYCDSAKCCIASPGRLHFGGKLKGKDVNDYSSGASSAFSDLDDADKEVRNLTARAFKSLAYPYFDAINFSTSSESSTSELGVNRWSTCVDLKYGNMNMYQRQGPNKGFNTSSTSSSEIAKVKDNKGYKGLVLANTNPHTNKLFALNGALSGHYNPSSAAKKCEFTGEFGQGHSGIITITETLNVCCNVTSGMSGSERRSKCAKNATGSRSTDEVTNALPSGQGSENRKQPCNAGETMEDTHKKATLASSLLKNVISKKMQFEQERKMERGEISEPYHAPSPFLKQEPEITHRERERTTPKESKDFQRQNSKYSDASSDLTIVCVDELGDLVDTSSCDAKDDSLIIASETNSESTNEVGIDTKIGAFEASKSTLLRSQNSAFRSWRDGELEFQKKHKNDKTPEEKPSSSTDNQGETDLYTDPGNSKLTKMTHLLVPNIQLLLSNEIEVSKPLPTMNYLTRAPADQGEEGVKLRTNNVADPRSIVTSTSPEIKISLRSVKENKGDPFNVAKLVPPNIGCNSVKLIEPGDESRCQALATALKGESSEKVPHFMVRDIRNHRAKLQTPIHKVRDVRKLVKSSYHFVSLDNNVTAGDFNSDQKLSKKGSYRNPSSLPPIKIKYQSVNTNSNENGKQSVNQTENSTFKLNEDSFEVFRSSPQQEAAKSGNRRSSGRVPLGNTKQLKGDSSECPIGLLIETSTASIKHEKTLDIGDKTKPESKLSNLAAFEKLQDAVKTMEQLYVFDRNEWKRKSKPPSILSDSHALSLISSKEDGSEKEGGNVANEGAMERSRERERANSMEADRPVQFSRASAEPENCLTIPVKSHDTSAKQAAVSAGGGYENTAIYTFATTGIKTQTQTASPPGHGGARKQEETRQSPQKRSTIIMNTRAQDTLTAMIYHMPMAQSMASAQLQMYCFSPAMAPHAVPHTQRKMLFDPSTGNYYLVDTPVQPATCRLFDPETGQYVEVPISQQPMSPMPMSMPQMPPVPISMPISPLALSPRSYGPTYTIYPGFMPAIPGIPPLIPTRMRSQLSMPSEQDDSGDKGSSSQPDYMGSPYYMAMGSGKSPQAGGSSMGQVQQQGQPGVQGFSNGKQPVISITSQQGPCIIAPPSFDGTTMSFVVERR; encoded by the coding sequence ATGGAAACAATGGACGCGTCCGAGAAGAATCTAACTCACCCAAAGGACACCGATGTGTTAAAAAAGCGCATACCCGATAGCAAGGATACCACTGGGACGGAAGATGAATCGAAGTACGTTGAATTGAACGATTTACTTGATTTGGATACAGACGGCACGAAAACTGTCAACGTTTCTGTCACCAGTGAAGGAAGCCAAATGGCGATTGACGCGGGCAACTGGGAGTCGAGCGCAGAAGAAGAAACTGCTGGATACGGAGACAAGGCGAGTAAGATGACTGATCATATCAACAGTGACACATTTAAGGAGGATATTGTCGCAAAGAAGTGTGCCAAGGGCTATCTATCCGGGTTTCTTGGAACTGCCTGCTGCTCCAAGGTTCCTATTCTGAATGAAAACATTATGGCCAGCACCGAATCACAACGAGACGTTGGTAATGGAGCGCACACCCGAGATTTTACCCCAAAAGAGGACGCAGAAAATACACCTGTTGATGAACAAAATGATAATGAAGATTTACAATACACTGACATGTTAAGCGAGCAAAGTGAATCGGGTGATGACGTGAGCTTGGTGCTGTCCGGTGATTGTGATGATTGCGCGCCTTGCAGTAGGAAGGATGAGTCTCATTACATAACCTCGCACGAGATCCAGCTCTCCGAGCTTTCAGATCACGATGTCGACTATGATATGGAGCAGGGTTGGGATGATAACCAGGTCTACTCTTTTGTCGATTATGCTGCTTTTGACGGTGATGGAACGacggcagggagagaggagagggtgaaaagCAATCAGGGTCTGGCTAATAGAGGACCAGCAGTCAGCACTAAGATGGAAAGTGATCTCGGTGACGGTGACAAGTGCGCCATCTCAGAGAAAGGTCTGTCAAAGAACCAGAAGAATGTTGCAGGGCAGATCCACCTGTCAATCAAAACGACTTCCCGAGTTATAAATAAGCCTAGCAACGTCCAAGAAAATCAAAATAATCTTTATTGTGCCAAGCACGCCGCAGACATGAGTCGCTATGTTTTTAGAGGAACTGGGGATGCAAATACGGAGAAATACTGTGATAGTGCTAAGTGTTGTATTGCCTCCCCCGGACGCTTGCACTTTGGTGGAAAATTAAAAGGGAAAGATGTTAACGACTATTCGAGCGGGGCATCCAGCGCCTTCAGTGATCTTGACGACGCCGATAAGGAAGTGCGCAACTTGACTGCCAGAGCGTTCAAGAGTTTAGCATACCCTTATTTCGATGCCATCAATTTCAGCACCTCCAGCGAGTCCTCCACCTCCGAGCTGGGGGTGAACAGGTGGTCAACTTGTGTTGACCTTAAATATGGCAACATGAACATGTATCAGAGACAGGGACCGAATAAAGGGTTTAATACAAGTTCTACGTCATCCTCTGAAATTGCTAAGGTTAAAGACAATAAAGGTTATAAGGGTTTGGTATTGGCTAATACTAATCCGCACACGAACAAGCTCTTTGCTTTGAATGGTGCCCTTTCTGGTCACTATAACCCATCTTCCGCAGCAAAGAAATGTGAGTTTACGGGGGAATTTGGGCAGGGACACAGTGGGATTATTAcgatcacagagacattaaatgtTTGTTGTAATGTCACATCCGGGATGTCTGGAAGTGAAAGGCGCTCAAAATGCGCAAAAAACGCAACAGGATCACGTTCCACAGATGAAGTTACCAACGCATTGCCAAGCGGCCAGGGGAGTGAGAACAGGAAGCAACCATGTAATGCAGGGGAAACCATGGAAGACACACACAAGAAAGCAACATTAGCCTCGAGCCTTCTTAAAAATGTAATTTCTAAGAAAATGCAGTTTGAGCAGGAGCGTaaaatggagaggggggagataagCGAGCCCTATCACGCGCCATCTCCCTTTCTCAAACAAGAGCCCGAAATTAcgcacagggagagggagaggactacACCAAAGGAGTCTAAGGATTTTCAAAGGCAGAACTCGAAATACTCAGATGCGAGTTCTGACCTAACTATTGTTTGTGTGGATGAATTAGGGGATTTAGTGGACACCAGCTCATGCGATGCCAAAGACGACAGTTTAATTATTGCATCAGAAACTAATTCAGAGTCGACAAATGAAGTAGGAATCGATACTAAAATAGGAGCATTCGAAGCGTCCAAAAGCACGCTGCTTCGAAGTCAAAATAGCGCATTCAGATCCTGGAGGGACGGTGAGCTAGAgtttcaaaagaaacataaaaacGATAAAACTCCAGAGGAGAAACCGTCTTCGTCCACCGACAACCAGGGGGAAACGGACTTGTACACCGATCCAGGCAACAGTAAACTTACCAAAATGACACATTTGCTTGTGCCAAATATCCAACTACTACTATCCAATGAGATAGAAGTTTCAAAACCCCTGCCGACTATGAATTATTTAACCCGCGCGCCCGCGGATCAAGGAGAGGAAGGTGTGAAGTTGCGCACCAACAACGTCGCGGATCCTAGAAGTATTGTAACATCTACATCGCCGGAAATTAAAATCAGTTTACGGAGTGTAAAAGAAAACAAAGGCGACCCTTTCAACGTTGCAAAGCTGGTGCCTCCCAATATAGGCTGTAACTCAGTCAAACTGATAGAGCCAGGAGACGAGTCCAGGTGCCAAGCGCTCGCTACGGCATTGAAGGGTGAGTCTTCCGAAAAAGTACCACACTTCATGGTCAGAGACATACGAAACCACAGGGCTAAGCTGCAAACACCTATACACAAAGTTAGAGATGTGCGTAAATTGGTTAAAAGTTCTTATCACTTTGTGTCTTTGGATAATAACGTTACCGCCGGCGACTTTAACTCAGATCAGAAACTTTCCAAAAAGGGATCTTATAGAAACCCTTCGTCGCTTCCCCCCATCAAAATAAAGTATCAGTCTGTGAATACCAATAGCAATGAGAATGGGAAGCAATCTGTAAATCAAACAGAGAATTCTACATTTAAGCTCAACGAGGATTCATTTGAAGTTTTCAGGTCATCACCCCAGCAAGAGGCGGCCAAAAGCGGCAACCGACGATCGTCAGGGAGAGTGCCATTAGGCAATACAAAACAACTGAAAGGTGATTCGTCCGAATGCCCCATTGGACTTCTAATTGAAACCAGCACAGCTTCTATAAAACATGAGAAAACACTGGACATCGGTGACAAGACAAAACCTGAGTCTAAATTGTCCAACCTGGCTGCATTCGAGAAATTACAGGATGCAGTCAAAACCATGGAGCAGTTGTATGTTTTTGATAGAAATGAGTGGAAGAGGAAATCCAAGCCACCCTCTATATTATCAGACAGTCATGCGCTCTCTCTCATATCCAGCAAGGAGGATGggtcagagaaggagggagggaatgtgGCCAATGAGGGGGCAATGgagaggtcgagagagagggaaagggccAACAGTATGGAGGCAGACAGGCCCGTCCAGTTCAGCAGAGCCTCTGCCGAACCCGAAAACTGCCTCACTATCCCCGTCAAGTCTCACGACACCAGCGCCAAGCAAGCCGCCGTGTCTGCCGGCGGTGGCTATGAGAATACAGCCATTTATACCTTCGCCACCACGGGCatcaagacccagacccagacggCCAGCCCACCTGGTCATGGTGGCGCCCGGAAGCAGGAAGAGACCCGACAGTCTCCACAGAAACGCTCCACCATCATCATGAATACGAGAGCCCAGGACACGTTAACGGCCATGATCTACCACATGCCCATGGCTCAAAGCATGGCGTCTGCCCAACTTCAGATGTACTGCTTCTCCCCGGCCATGGCCCCACATGCCGTGCCCCACACTCAGAGAAAGATGCTCTTTGACCCCAGCACAGGGAACTACTACCTGGTGGACACCCCTGTCCAGCCGGCCACCTGCCGCCTCTTCGACCCCGAGACGGGACAGTACGTGGAAGTGCCCATCTCCCAGCAGCCCATGTCCCCCATGCCCATGTCCATGCCCCAAATGCCGCCCGTG